The following coding sequences lie in one Candidatus Nitrospira allomarina genomic window:
- a CDS encoding 2'-deoxycytidine 5'-triphosphate deaminase, giving the protein MVDSRKTGILSFQHLRALVRQKVIRADVPITSRQIQPASLDLRLGTKAYRLLSSFLPEPSDQQSQFTIEDLYRSDMVMYDMDLTNGAILEKGHVYLVPLMERVKLPKDIRGRTNPKSSTGRLDIFTRVVTDLHMGFDEIRSGYEGPLFLEIVPRSFTIRVQAGLALNQLRLMSGKPMVSDSGLRAVHRKTPLLYHNGDSGKMDLALSAKELRVNNGLFLSVDLQGSNEHSEAIVGYRAKKNSHVIDLSLVGHYAASDFWEPLKRNATATMLLEPEEFYILASKERIQVPPGYSSEMVAYEAACGELRTHYAGFFDPGFGYANRSRKGTQVVLEVRPHDVPFRIHDGQTFFKVVYEKMRDIPTQLYGSALGSSYYQQGLTLSKHFKW; this is encoded by the coding sequence ATGGTCGATTCTAGGAAGACCGGCATTCTGTCCTTTCAACACCTTCGTGCGCTGGTTCGTCAGAAGGTGATCCGGGCCGATGTGCCCATCACCTCCCGGCAAATTCAACCGGCCAGTCTCGATTTACGTCTGGGAACGAAGGCCTACCGTCTCCTGAGCAGTTTTCTGCCAGAACCCTCAGATCAGCAGTCCCAGTTTACCATTGAGGACCTCTACCGGTCCGATATGGTGATGTACGATATGGATCTGACCAATGGCGCAATTCTTGAAAAGGGCCATGTCTACCTCGTGCCCTTGATGGAAAGGGTGAAGCTGCCCAAAGATATCCGCGGTCGAACTAATCCAAAAAGTTCCACGGGGAGATTGGATATTTTTACCCGCGTGGTGACTGATCTCCATATGGGCTTTGATGAAATTCGCTCCGGGTATGAAGGCCCGTTATTTTTGGAAATTGTGCCCAGGTCGTTTACCATACGTGTGCAGGCCGGGTTGGCTCTCAACCAATTACGATTAATGTCCGGCAAACCCATGGTCTCGGATTCAGGGTTGCGAGCTGTTCATCGCAAGACCCCGTTGCTGTATCACAATGGAGATTCCGGGAAAATGGATCTGGCCTTATCGGCCAAGGAACTCCGGGTAAACAACGGTCTATTTTTAAGTGTCGATTTGCAAGGATCGAATGAACATTCCGAGGCGATTGTGGGGTACCGGGCAAAAAAGAACAGTCATGTGATTGATCTCAGTCTGGTTGGCCATTATGCGGCCTCCGATTTTTGGGAACCGCTAAAACGCAATGCCACCGCTACCATGCTGTTGGAGCCGGAAGAGTTCTATATCCTGGCATCCAAGGAACGAATCCAGGTTCCACCTGGCTATTCATCGGAAATGGTAGCGTATGAAGCCGCCTGCGGGGAATTGCGTACCCATTATGCGGGGTTTTTCGATCCTGGGTTTGGCTATGCCAACCGCAGCCGGAAAGGCACCCAGGTGGTCTTGGAGGTCCGTCCTCACGACGTGCCTTTCCGTATTCATGATGGACAGACGTTTTTTAAGGTCGTTTACGAGAAGATGCGGGATATTCCCACGCAGTTATATGGATCGGCGTTAGGGTCTTCCTATTACCAGCAGGGGCTTACACTCAGCAAACATTTTAAGTGGTAA
- the lipB gene encoding lipoyl(octanoyl) transferase LipB → MALVDSRQPGMVLTFPRLLYAEALELQQSLVAQRLEDRRPDTLVLTEHEPVITLGRTTKPEHWEPRWTQLQHMGVHLHQTGRGGSVTYHGPGQIIGYPILRLRNFCPGPKIYVQQLEEVLIRTLAEWGIAGCRHETFRGVWVKTSARRMEKIASIGVRISRGVTMHGFALNVNVDLQPFTLLSPCGIEGCTMVSIAKNLGRPIESHRVRTQLAHHFGEIFGITWLEKHGPG, encoded by the coding sequence CGGAAGCCTTGGAGCTTCAACAGTCTCTGGTTGCCCAACGTCTCGAGGACCGTCGGCCCGACACATTGGTATTGACCGAACACGAACCTGTTATCACATTGGGACGAACAACCAAGCCTGAACATTGGGAGCCTCGCTGGACCCAACTGCAGCACATGGGGGTCCACCTTCATCAGACCGGGCGAGGCGGATCTGTGACCTATCATGGCCCCGGACAGATAATTGGATATCCGATTTTACGACTTCGCAATTTCTGTCCGGGTCCCAAAATCTATGTCCAGCAATTGGAGGAGGTCCTGATTCGCACTTTAGCGGAATGGGGGATTGCCGGATGTCGTCATGAAACGTTTCGAGGGGTGTGGGTGAAAACATCCGCCAGGCGCATGGAAAAAATTGCCTCCATCGGCGTACGAATTTCCCGTGGGGTGACCATGCACGGATTTGCCTTAAACGTGAACGTCGATCTCCAACCATTCACTCTTTTATCACCATGCGGGATTGAAGGCTGTACCATGGTTTCCATAGCAAAGAACCTTGGGAGACCAATAGAATCACACAGGGTGCGGACACAACTTGCCCACCACTTTGGGGAGATTTTTGGAATCACCTGGTTGGAAAAGCATGGACCCGGGTAG
- a CDS encoding DUF2156 domain-containing protein: MSIHLSPLTIKDQARLNQALASTGIGGKTSLSTWSFPPHYIWKDLFTFSWTDIDGWLCLFAEYPDGIFMPLPPVGPYSSLGSSFCSPLKNVLNQVTEYMETRNRGSSVTRIENIPADLKEEIQQWGYTLLPKDFDYLYCTADLIQLKGNPYKSQRAACNRFIRGHRIRIAPYQITDRDECFALFHRWTHQKEDIPVSRLGPNENVARLMLRDAANAHRVTLQEYRELGLTGRIVRVDGAVKAYTFGFPRSPEVFCVLLEVADRSVYGLAQYLFREFCREVQAYPLVNTMDDSGLPSLARTKLAYHPCQLVPNYIAQPL, from the coding sequence ATGTCCATTCATCTCAGTCCATTGACCATCAAGGATCAGGCTCGTCTGAACCAGGCCCTAGCCTCAACAGGTATCGGGGGAAAAACTTCCTTGAGCACCTGGTCATTTCCACCGCATTATATCTGGAAAGATCTATTTACCTTTTCCTGGACGGACATTGACGGATGGCTGTGCCTCTTCGCGGAATATCCCGATGGGATATTTATGCCTCTGCCTCCCGTGGGGCCTTATTCATCCCTCGGATCCTCTTTCTGCAGCCCTCTCAAAAACGTGCTGAATCAAGTGACCGAGTATATGGAGACCCGGAATCGTGGATCCAGCGTGACGCGAATTGAAAACATTCCCGCTGATTTAAAAGAAGAAATTCAACAATGGGGATACACCCTCCTGCCAAAGGACTTCGATTACCTCTATTGCACTGCCGATCTCATCCAACTGAAAGGAAATCCCTACAAATCCCAACGCGCCGCGTGCAATCGATTTATTCGCGGGCACCGCATCCGGATTGCCCCGTACCAGATCACCGATCGTGATGAGTGCTTCGCCCTTTTTCACCGTTGGACCCATCAAAAGGAAGATATTCCTGTTTCCCGATTAGGACCCAACGAGAATGTGGCTCGCCTGATGCTTCGTGATGCCGCCAATGCCCATCGAGTGACACTCCAGGAGTATCGTGAACTCGGCCTCACCGGGCGAATTGTCCGTGTGGATGGAGCTGTCAAAGCGTATACGTTCGGGTTCCCCCGCTCCCCGGAGGTGTTTTGCGTCTTGCTGGAGGTGGCAGATCGATCAGTTTACGGTTTAGCTCAGTATCTTTTCCGTGAATTCTGTCGCGAGGTTCAGGCATATCCATTGGTGAATACCATGGATGATTCAGGGCTACCGAGTTTAGCAAGGACAAAACTGGCCTATCACCCCTGTCAGTTAGTGCCTAACTACATTGCCCAGCCCTTATGA
- a CDS encoding TIGR04283 family arsenosugar biosynthesis glycosyltransferase: MGIAVIIPVLNEQKVLPALLPVLIPLGFEEIIVVDGGSRDGTVDVARKMLESISDSRYRIISGPCGRASQMNAGAALANSEILVFLHADTQLPDNARQMIAAAMDDRQCVGGRFDVRFPRDTGYAWMVSRLMNLRSRWSGIFTGDQTMFVRRSVFEKLGGFANIPLMEDIEFSRRLKRVGTIATLRAKVITSFRRWEQQGPLRTIVRMWTLRAWYWLGWDPRRLQQYYDTVR, translated from the coding sequence ATGGGCATCGCCGTGATCATTCCGGTCTTGAATGAACAGAAGGTTTTGCCAGCTTTGTTGCCCGTCTTGATTCCGCTGGGGTTTGAGGAAATTATTGTGGTAGATGGAGGAAGCCGGGATGGTACGGTGGATGTGGCCAGAAAGATGTTGGAATCGATATCCGACTCCCGCTATCGGATCATTTCCGGTCCATGTGGGCGGGCTTCCCAAATGAACGCCGGGGCAGCTTTGGCCAACTCCGAAATTTTGGTATTTTTGCATGCTGACACCCAATTGCCAGACAATGCCAGGCAAATGATAGCAGCCGCCATGGATGATCGGCAGTGTGTCGGTGGCCGGTTTGATGTACGATTTCCACGGGACACTGGTTATGCATGGATGGTGAGCCGGCTCATGAATCTGCGGTCACGCTGGTCGGGGATTTTCACTGGCGATCAAACCATGTTTGTGCGACGTTCCGTGTTTGAAAAGTTGGGGGGGTTTGCGAATATTCCTCTTATGGAAGATATTGAATTCAGCCGCCGGTTGAAGCGAGTTGGCACGATCGCGACTCTGCGAGCGAAGGTCATCACGTCGTTTCGACGGTGGGAACAGCAGGGCCCTCTCCGCACAATCGTGCGCATGTGGACGCTTCGCGCGTGGTATTGGCTAGGATGGGATCCGCGCCGCCTTCAGCAATATTATGACACCGTCCGGTAA
- a CDS encoding SDR family NAD(P)-dependent oxidoreductase, with the protein MIDRVALITGGARGIGRGIALDLGEKGWRVALCYRTSRQEAEEVKRGIEGRGGKALAIQCDVSDPVAATQLVQHVEDAWGKIDALINGAGPYHRISLFEETVEGWSDMFTNNLHPIFYLAKAVAPGMKARKSGRIISFSMANADKMEAQPHVTAHYIAKAGVLILTRTLAKMLAPDGITVNAISPGFIDSGSASPGELDGMAKKIPAGYIGQVEDTVQAVRYFLSDEARYVTGANLHVSGGWGV; encoded by the coding sequence ATGATTGACCGTGTGGCGTTGATCACTGGCGGGGCCAGAGGAATTGGACGGGGTATCGCGCTGGACTTGGGGGAGAAGGGTTGGAGGGTGGCTCTTTGCTATCGTACCAGTCGGCAGGAAGCTGAAGAAGTCAAGCGTGGCATCGAGGGACGGGGTGGAAAGGCGTTGGCCATTCAATGTGATGTCTCCGACCCTGTTGCGGCAACACAGCTTGTTCAGCATGTGGAAGATGCCTGGGGCAAGATTGATGCGCTGATCAACGGGGCCGGGCCTTACCATCGCATCTCACTGTTTGAGGAAACTGTTGAGGGATGGTCGGACATGTTCACCAATAATCTCCACCCGATCTTTTATCTCGCGAAGGCCGTGGCGCCGGGGATGAAAGCCAGAAAATCTGGCCGCATTATTTCGTTCAGCATGGCCAACGCGGACAAAATGGAGGCCCAACCGCATGTGACCGCCCATTATATTGCTAAAGCCGGCGTGCTCATTCTTACCAGGACCCTGGCGAAAATGTTGGCCCCGGATGGCATTACCGTGAATGCGATTTCACCGGGATTTATCGATTCCGGGAGCGCGTCACCGGGAGAGCTGGATGGTATGGCTAAGAAAATTCCGGCAGGATATATTGGTCAGGTTGAGGATACCGTCCAAGCCGTTCGGTATTTCTTATCTGACGAAGCTCGATACGTGACCGGAGCCAATCTGCACGTGAGCGGCGGCTGGGGAGTCTGA
- a CDS encoding YkgJ family cysteine cluster protein, which yields MPQAIPVIPGPQLVPSAVCFRCDVCCRFPEQDSILRPYFTEDEIRQAVTHGISPSSFPDHRGSQIEVVRHPKEEGFLCPAFDPVTQHCGIYEIRPLDCQLYPFALMWNAQHEKVVLGWDTLCPFLLEQAGEENPLRRAGQKPSALILPKAFMEQAQRIANYLESDHVLNSLAVHPRLVTPFQQDVVVLHTLDRLTATLRSSNTHDKR from the coding sequence ATGCCTCAGGCCATCCCCGTCATTCCTGGTCCACAGCTCGTCCCCTCCGCCGTCTGTTTTCGATGCGACGTGTGCTGCCGTTTCCCCGAACAAGACAGTATCCTCAGACCGTACTTTACGGAAGATGAAATTCGACAGGCCGTCACGCACGGCATCTCTCCCTCTTCCTTTCCTGATCATCGGGGGAGTCAGATTGAAGTCGTCCGACATCCCAAGGAGGAAGGATTTCTCTGCCCGGCATTTGATCCCGTCACACAACACTGTGGCATTTATGAAATTCGTCCTCTGGATTGCCAATTGTATCCCTTCGCGCTCATGTGGAATGCACAACACGAGAAAGTCGTACTTGGTTGGGATACGTTGTGCCCGTTTCTTCTTGAGCAAGCCGGGGAAGAAAACCCTCTCAGAAGAGCTGGGCAAAAACCTTCGGCATTGATCCTTCCAAAGGCATTCATGGAACAGGCCCAAAGAATTGCGAACTATCTGGAATCCGATCACGTTCTAAATTCCCTTGCCGTTCATCCTCGATTAGTGACTCCGTTTCAACAGGACGTCGTCGTGTTGCATACCCTCGACCGCCTGACCGCGACTCTCCGATCTTCCAATACACACGACAAGCGGTGA
- a CDS encoding TIGR04282 family arsenosugar biosynthesis glycosyltransferase — MVIGTDIPGINGPLLITALDSLHDHDVVLGPTMDGGYYLIGLRTPVPELFENIPWSTEQVYAITEQKVKMLGLSLKTLPKLRDLDTVEDLHMCIRDSKDRQNQMFSSRTKNVLQELAKRLTNRE; from the coding sequence GTGGTCATTGGAACGGACATTCCCGGCATAAACGGTCCACTCCTTATAACGGCACTAGACAGTCTTCACGATCATGATGTCGTGTTAGGTCCCACCATGGATGGCGGGTATTATTTAATCGGGCTGCGCACTCCCGTCCCGGAACTGTTTGAGAACATACCGTGGTCCACGGAGCAGGTATATGCCATTACAGAGCAGAAGGTAAAAATGCTGGGCCTATCGTTAAAAACCCTACCGAAACTTCGTGATCTTGATACGGTGGAGGATCTTCACATGTGTATCCGGGATTCGAAAGATCGGCAGAATCAGATGTTTTCTTCTCGCACCAAAAATGTGTTGCAGGAGTTGGCCAAGCGATTGACCAACCGCGAATAA
- a CDS encoding CbbQ/NirQ/NorQ/GpvN family protein has product MKGLEFGIEQFRVTEEPFYQEVNGEIDLFTVGAKNKIPVMLKGPTGCGKTRFVQHMAHRLNRPLITVACHEDLTASDLIGRYLLKGEETVWVDGPLTLGVKHGALVYLDEVVEARKDTTVLIHPLSDDRRFLPIEKKGQMIQAVDDFLLVISYNPGYQSVLKELKQSTKQRFMAIEFGYPPKDIETRIVEHEAKISRDVAIRLVKLGEKVRNLRNHGLEEGVSTRLLIYAGTLMQQGVAPDRACDAAITRPITDDTDMQRSIQELVKAIF; this is encoded by the coding sequence ATGAAGGGTCTTGAATTTGGTATTGAACAATTCCGGGTCACCGAGGAGCCGTTCTATCAAGAGGTGAACGGGGAAATCGATCTGTTCACTGTCGGTGCCAAAAACAAAATACCAGTGATGTTGAAAGGCCCTACTGGATGCGGAAAAACCCGGTTTGTCCAGCATATGGCTCATCGACTCAATCGGCCGCTGATTACCGTCGCCTGTCATGAAGATCTGACCGCCTCCGATTTGATCGGACGCTACCTCTTGAAGGGGGAAGAAACCGTATGGGTGGATGGCCCGCTCACCCTGGGAGTCAAGCACGGTGCCCTTGTCTATCTGGATGAAGTGGTCGAGGCCCGAAAAGATACCACCGTGCTGATCCATCCCTTGAGTGATGACCGACGGTTTTTACCCATTGAGAAAAAAGGGCAGATGATTCAGGCCGTGGATGATTTTTTGCTGGTGATCTCTTATAACCCCGGGTACCAAAGTGTCTTAAAAGAATTAAAGCAAAGCACCAAGCAGCGTTTCATGGCCATTGAGTTTGGTTATCCTCCCAAAGATATCGAGACCAGGATCGTGGAGCATGAAGCAAAGATTTCCAGGGACGTGGCCATTCGGTTAGTCAAATTGGGTGAAAAGGTACGAAATCTCCGGAACCATGGCCTGGAAGAAGGTGTCAGTACCCGGCTGTTGATTTACGCGGGGACCTTGATGCAACAAGGGGTGGCCCCCGACCGGGCCTGCG
- a CDS encoding glutathione S-transferase N-terminal domain-containing protein, protein MSDTLNRMKLYHTEWCPECQVVRERLAELGLSYEDEIVPDVRPFRKNLYEVSGQNYVPVLVHGETVLTETSDILAYLDDYEDHGTPSGETTKPPSSNLDERNH, encoded by the coding sequence ATGTCTGATACTCTTAACCGCATGAAACTGTATCACACGGAATGGTGCCCGGAATGCCAGGTCGTCCGCGAGAGGTTGGCTGAGTTGGGTCTGTCCTACGAAGATGAAATTGTGCCCGATGTCCGACCTTTCCGGAAAAATTTGTATGAAGTCTCGGGACAGAATTATGTCCCGGTGTTGGTTCATGGAGAAACGGTGTTGACGGAGACATCCGATATCCTGGCATATCTGGACGACTACGAAGACCATGGAACTCCCTCCGGGGAAACCACCAAGCCACCCTCCAGCAACCTTGATGAAAGGAATCATTAA
- a CDS encoding KamA family radical SAM protein — translation MDDWKKVLAASITKPKDLAKYLGVDPKEVEAVVGPYPMRITPTVLATIKSKGDAIWKQVVPEAIELDDIDAPDDPLEEDTDSPVPHLVHRYPDRVLLMVTNQCPIYCRFCTRKRLVGKPGFLKKGELDRAVAYLREHTEVRDVILSGGDPLLLPDRLIERILKGLRSIPHLELIRFGTRVPGTLPQRITPELCEIVKRFHPIYMNLHFNHPDELTPEVKEACGRLADAGVPLGAQTVLLKGVNDDPEIMKRLMHQLLLARVKPYYLYQADLTKGTNHFRTPVETGLKIIQSLQGHTSGMAVPHFVIDAPGGGGKIPLLPNDYLLNLDENGAVLKNYENKTYHYPQPSSGNGRELPMVGAPASQDMCGAGAMDDY, via the coding sequence ATGGATGATTGGAAAAAGGTCCTCGCCGCAAGTATCACCAAACCCAAGGATTTAGCCAAGTATCTGGGGGTCGATCCCAAAGAGGTGGAAGCCGTCGTCGGGCCCTATCCAATGCGAATTACTCCGACCGTGCTGGCCACGATTAAAAGTAAAGGGGATGCGATCTGGAAGCAGGTAGTTCCCGAGGCCATCGAATTGGATGATATTGATGCCCCGGACGATCCGTTGGAAGAAGATACGGACAGCCCGGTTCCTCATTTGGTCCACCGATATCCTGATCGCGTACTGTTGATGGTGACCAACCAGTGTCCAATCTATTGCCGGTTTTGCACGAGAAAGCGACTGGTGGGGAAACCGGGGTTTCTCAAAAAGGGTGAGCTGGATCGAGCGGTGGCGTATCTTAGAGAGCATACTGAAGTGCGGGATGTTATTCTTTCTGGCGGTGACCCGTTGTTATTGCCTGATCGTCTCATTGAGAGAATTCTGAAAGGCCTTCGGTCCATCCCGCATTTAGAATTGATTCGGTTTGGGACCCGAGTGCCAGGTACTCTCCCTCAACGCATTACTCCAGAATTGTGTGAGATCGTTAAGCGCTTCCATCCAATTTATATGAATTTGCATTTCAACCATCCGGATGAGTTGACGCCGGAGGTCAAGGAGGCTTGCGGTCGATTGGCGGATGCCGGGGTGCCCTTGGGTGCCCAAACCGTTTTGCTGAAAGGCGTCAATGATGACCCGGAAATCATGAAACGGCTGATGCATCAACTGTTGTTGGCCAGGGTAAAACCCTATTACCTGTATCAAGCCGATCTCACCAAGGGGACGAATCATTTTCGGACTCCGGTAGAAACGGGGTTGAAAATAATTCAATCTCTTCAGGGGCATACGAGTGGCATGGCCGTTCCCCACTTTGTCATTGATGCGCCCGGAGGTGGCGGAAAGATCCCGCTATTGCCTAACGATTATTTATTGAATTTGGATGAGAACGGGGCCGTATTAAAAAATTATGAAAATAAAACCTATCATTATCCTCAGCCATCATCGGGAAACGGGCGTGAACTCCCCATGGTCGGCGCCCCTGCATCCCAGGATATGTGCGGTGCCGGCGCCATGGATGACTATTAA
- a CDS encoding TIGR04282 family arsenosugar biosynthesis glycosyltransferase, with amino-acid sequence MTPSGKDPAVRRSRPSHQSQGGRRRSLPPATSAIIVFAKAPVAGQVKTRLCPPLTPDEAASLHGSLVLDILERCQSLRGYDRILAGTPSPHHPFFRAMEARFKIPVWDQIGDDLGTRMASAFKQALGSPISFGCGHWNGHSRHKRSTPYNGTRQSSRS; translated from the coding sequence ATGACACCGTCCGGTAAAGACCCAGCTGTACGTCGATCACGTCCTTCGCACCAGAGCCAGGGTGGGAGACGCCGATCTCTCCCGCCTGCGACATCGGCGATTATTGTATTTGCGAAGGCACCGGTTGCCGGTCAAGTCAAAACCCGCCTGTGTCCTCCTCTCACGCCTGATGAAGCAGCCAGTCTCCACGGAAGTCTCGTCTTAGATATTCTGGAGCGATGCCAATCTCTCAGGGGCTATGATCGCATCCTGGCCGGAACGCCCTCTCCCCATCATCCCTTCTTTCGGGCCATGGAGGCTCGATTCAAGATTCCGGTCTGGGATCAAATAGGGGACGATCTGGGAACTCGCATGGCATCAGCATTCAAACAAGCGCTCGGTTCCCCCATATCGTTCGGTTGTGGTCATTGGAACGGACATTCCCGGCATAAACGGTCCACTCCTTATAACGGCACTAGACAGTCTTCACGATCATGA